The Zygosaccharomyces rouxii strain CBS732 chromosome A complete sequence genome window below encodes:
- the CQD1 gene encoding Cqd1p (similar to uniprot|Q02981 Saccharomyces cerevisiae YPL109C Hypothetical ORF), with the protein MFRILNRSWTFLRTPAIRNLVIPTSIALFYSQKQTCYYKLWNESLKPLPGGDTFEMGLYLASQHELRQEVIQKRSNRLRTSSNSIIRQLKRLWFEVKDHLVEPIYTMLRFIEIFAIFAPVLICYPITFFGRRHKLDRDEVHILETSGSLIWYRLLRKALELAGPSFIKLGQWAGSRTDMFSPGLCHELSNLHSNSKPHSLKYSKQRICQSLDNQFEFDEIFDEFREKPLGVGAIAQVYMGKLSDKFIRSMQNQNTDFDGNDSDGWVAVKVIHPNCGKKINRDLKIMQFIANVIDELPTMVWLSLPAEVEQFSILMRLQLDLRIESLNLTRFNKNFENSLQTKFPRGFPQFSSREVLFEEYIHGFPMETFLQVKDKLRSTELCKKVSDLFIDAFLQMLILDDFIHADLHPGNVMIRFLKTDKYGTHVTSTEREHFSIVHKLRQLAHENNSDELVKELKYALQEYTPQICFIDAGLITELNKQNRINFIALFNALARFDGYQAGELMIERSRTPETAVDKELFAFKVEKLVTKVKKRTFTLGTVSIGDLLDQMLTMVRSHHVRMEGDFVSVVVAILLLEGIGRQLDPELDLFARFVSFFFIYGFH; encoded by the coding sequence ATGTTTAGAATTCTAAACAGATCTTGGACCTTTCTAAGAACACCTGCAATTCGTAATCTAGTGATACCGACAAGTATTGCTCTTTTCTATTCTCAAAAGCAAACATGTTATTACAAGTTATGGAATGAATCCCTAAAGCCCCTTCCTGGTGGagatacttttgaaatgggATTGTATTTGGCATCACAACATGAATTGAGACAGGAGGTTATTCaaaaaagatcaaatcGTTTACGAACTTCAAGTAACTCGATAATTCGTCAATTAAAAAGATTATGGTTTGAGGTTAAGGATCATTTGGTGGAACCGATATATACCATGTTAAGGTTTATCGAAATATTCGCGATCTTTGCGCCAGTTCTAATATGTTACCCAATAACTTTCTTTGGTAGACGTCACAAACTGGATCGTGATGAAGTTCATATTTTGGAGACAAGCGGTTCACTGATATGGTATCGTTTATTGAGAAAGGCTTTAGAACTAGCGGGTCCCAGTTTTATCAAATTGGGACAATGGGCAGGATCCCGTACTGATATGTTTTCACCAGGTCTTTGTCATGAACTATCCAATTTACACAGTAATTCTAAACCacattctttgaaatacaGTAAGCAAAGGATCTGTCAAAGTTTAGATAATCAGTTCGAATTTGACgaaatttttgatgaatttagagaGAAACCACTAGGTGTCGGGGCCATTGCACAAGTTTACATGGGTAAACTATCAGATAAATTTATCAGAAGTATGCAGAATCAAAATACTGATTTTGATGGAAATGACAGCGATGGGTGGGTTGCAGTGAAAGTTATTCACCCCAACTGCGGCAAAAAGATTAATAGAGATCTGAAGATTATGCAATTTATTGCCAATGTTATCGACGAACTACCTACAATGGTGTGGTTATCATTGCCTGCGGAAGTAGAacaattttccatcttGATGAGGTTGCAATTGGATTTAAGGATCGAATCATTAAATTTAACACGATTTAAtaaaaatttcgaaaatTCATTACAGACTAAATTTCCTCGAGGATTCCCACAATTTTCTAGTAGAGAGGTTTTATTCGAAGAGTATATCCATGGATTCCCCATGGAGACCTTTTTACAAGTTAAGGATAAATTGAGAAGCACAGAATTGTGCAAAAAAGTCAGTGATCTATTCATAGACGCATTCCTACAGATGCTAATCTTGGATGATTTTATCCATGCAGATTTACACCCTGGTAACGTTATGATAAGATTTCTCAAAACTGACAAGTATGGTACGCATGTCACTTCAACTGAAAGAGAGCATTTTAGCATTGTTCATAAACTACGTCAATTGGCACATGAAAATAATTcagatgaattggttaaagaaCTGAAATATGCACTCCAAGAATACACACCACAGATATGCTTTATAGATGCAGGACTCATCACGGAACTCAATAAGCAAAACCGTATCAACTTCATTGCACTGTTCAATGCATTGGCAAGATTCGATGGATACCAAGCTGGTGAGCTAATGATtgaaagatcaagaacaCCGGAAACTGCAgttgataaagaattgtttgCATTCAAagtagaaaaattggttacCAAGGTGAAAAAGAGGACATTTACACTGGGGACCGTCTCTATAGGTGATCTACTAGATCAAATGCTCACCATGGTAAGATCCCATCATGTAAGAATGGAAGGCGATTTCGTGAGTGTTGTTGTAGCAATACTACTACTAGAAGGAATAGGAAGACAGTTAGATCCCGAGTTGGACTTATTTGCAAGGTTCgtatcattttttttcatttacGGATTCCACTAG
- the ARL1 gene encoding Arf family GTPase ARL1 (highly similar to uniprot|P38116 Saccharomyces cerevisiae YBR164C ARL1 Soluble GTPase with a role in regulation of membrane traffic; regulates potassium influx; G protein of the Ras superfamily, similar to ADP-ribosylation factor), with protein sequence MGNFFSSMFDRLWGVNKELRILILGLDGAGKTTILYRLQIGEVVTTKPTIGFNVETLSYKNLKLNVWDLGGQTSIRPYWRCYYADTAAVIFVVDSTDKDRMATAAKELHLMLQEEELQDSALLVFANKQDQPGALTASEVSKELNLVELKDRSWSIVASSAVKGEGITEGLDWLIDVVKEEQL encoded by the coding sequence ATGGGTAACTTTTTCTCCTCTATGTTTGACAGGCTCTGGGGTGTCAACAAGGAATTACGTATTTTGATTTTAGGTTTGGATGGTGCTGGTAAGACAACTATACTGTACAGGTTGCAGATTGGTGAAGTTGTTACGACAAAGCCTAcaattggtttcaatgTTGAAACTTTGAGCTataaaaatttaaaacTAAACGTTTGGGATTTAGGTGGACAAACAAGTATTCGACCTTATTGGCGTTGTTATTATGCAGATACAGCAGCGGTAATATTCGTGGTAGATTCAACAGATAAAGATCGTATGGCAACAGCTGCCAAGGAACTACATCTAATGttacaagaagaagaattacaagattcAGCATTATTAGTATTTGCCAATAAACAAGATCAACCTGGTGCCCTAACAGCTAGCGAAGtttccaaagaattgaatttagtCGAACTTAAAGATAGGAGTTGGTCAATTGTAGCGTCAAGTGCTGTGAAGGGTGAAGGTATCACTGAAGGTCTAGATTGGCTCATCGACGTCGTTAAAGAGGAACAGTTATAA
- the UBS1 gene encoding Ubs1p (similar to gnl|GLV|CAGL0I10813g Candida glabrata CAGL0I10813g and some similarities with uniprot|P38290 Saccharomyces cerevisiae YBR165W UBS1 Ubiquitin-conjugating enzyme suppressor that functions as a general positive regulator of Cdc34p activity nuclear protein that may represent a link between nucleocytoplasmic transport and ubiquitin ligase activity), which yields MVVLTRKLLRDWKSLNRHYSHFSARENALFCIRPQDSNLHIWHLVIFNPVTKVEVYLKLYIGDEDEPSIILKCLTPNTLFPIGRSVSLTHLNYFLVEDGFLPLLQQIWRLFFDNCEQMGNSRLTFAWNRIMCKEFKIHFPELLGNLVSGDYSMVKNYYNASGVANPNDVMDDTQPVLTTPIQCHSSNGDTTNTIACDDFPRSQKRQRSTGESVDFITPGSDDDDGTPLRKRLRR from the coding sequence ATGGTCGTTTTAACTAGAAAATTACTGCGAGATTGGAAATCCTTAAACCGTCACTATTCCCATTTTAGCGCAAGGGAAAATGCTTTATTTTGCATCAGACCTCAAGATTCTAATTTACACATCTGGCACTTGGTAATTTTTAATCCAGTAACAAAAGTGGAAGTATACCTAAAGCTTTATATTggtgatgaggatgaacCAAGTATCATATTGAAATGTTTAACTCCTAATACACTTTTCCCCATCGGTAGAAGTGTATCATTAACACATCTAAACTATTTTCTTGTGGAAGACGGAtttttaccactattaCAACAAATTTGGAGacttttctttgataatTGCGAACAGATGGGGAATTCAAGATTAACGTTTGCTTGGAATAGAATTATGTGCAAGGAATTCAAAATTCACTTCCCGGAACTATTAGGAAATTTAGTGTCTGGTGATTATTCAATGGTTAAAAACTACTACAATGCATCTGGTGTCGCAAATCCAAACGATGTAATGGACGACACCCAACCGGTTTTAACAACTCCCATACAATGccattcttcaaatggtGATACTACAAATACAATTGCATGTGATGATTTCCCTAGATCTCAAAAGAGACAGCGTTCTACTGGAGAATCTGTAGATTTCATTACACCGGGTTcggatgatgatgacggAACCCCCCTCAGAAAGAGGTTGAGAAGGTAG